The following are encoded together in the Flavihumibacter fluvii genome:
- a CDS encoding outer membrane beta-barrel protein, translated as MSARDFDKALQEKAQQLRLEPSPRVWAGVAEELHRKRRRKGAAWIFGTAALVAGLAFLVVENYHESNMPGKNFNSEKVGKNSLNKEEQTLTSTTPDLDTNNYELNNNAIDHNSTLPPSPTAAGSKLPSAALPAPRNLVNSTGGKTKSKQNNLSTPGGKPQMPQIGDMPSYFAISSNENSNITLVAPEKRDESRTENGPDTYTRQLEGVNINGISNNGQSISVKAPAERVLNNPIDPLLITRNKLSKPDKWHISLQFAAGSSSLVESGLQQYNSLANEYLSSVMIPAGIATIQQRPSDVKAGPAFMAGGQLNRSLTRKLSAGIGVQYAFYSNRITVGNSPDSTVAIYNSRQELVNSNATYKAAGNTGNTFYNQFHFIQVPVDLTWNLDNNQHWYMNAGISIGYLIGTNALQYNNQAGVYYHNNEVLRKWQTELFTGFQYKFLTSHKVPFWVGPFAKYQLNSLDQTSSNKHWLLFGVGAKFQLK; from the coding sequence ATGTCCGCTCGTGATTTTGATAAGGCCCTACAGGAAAAGGCTCAGCAGTTGCGCCTTGAACCATCCCCCAGAGTTTGGGCGGGCGTGGCCGAAGAATTACACCGAAAGCGCCGGAGAAAAGGCGCCGCATGGATATTTGGGACAGCTGCTTTAGTAGCCGGCCTGGCTTTTTTAGTGGTGGAAAATTACCATGAAAGTAACATGCCGGGTAAAAATTTCAATAGTGAAAAAGTTGGTAAAAATAGCTTAAATAAGGAAGAACAAACTTTAACCAGTACTACTCCAGATTTGGATACCAATAATTACGAATTAAATAATAACGCAATCGATCATAATTCTACATTACCGCCATCACCAACTGCTGCTGGAAGCAAACTTCCTTCTGCTGCTTTACCAGCACCAAGGAATTTAGTAAATAGTACCGGGGGCAAAACAAAAAGTAAACAAAATAATTTGAGTACGCCAGGGGGAAAACCACAGATGCCCCAAATTGGAGATATGCCTTCTTATTTTGCAATTTCAAGCAATGAAAATTCAAATATAACATTGGTTGCACCTGAAAAGAGAGATGAAAGCAGAACTGAAAACGGACCAGATACCTATACCCGCCAATTAGAAGGGGTAAACATAAATGGTATTTCGAATAATGGGCAATCAATTTCTGTAAAAGCACCTGCTGAAAGGGTTCTGAATAACCCGATCGATCCACTGTTGATTACCCGTAATAAACTGTCAAAGCCTGATAAATGGCATATTTCTTTGCAATTTGCAGCAGGATCCAGTTCCTTGGTTGAAAGTGGATTACAACAGTATAATTCCCTGGCCAATGAATACCTGTCATCAGTAATGATTCCGGCCGGCATTGCAACCATTCAGCAACGCCCATCAGATGTAAAGGCCGGACCTGCTTTTATGGCCGGTGGTCAACTCAACAGGTCCCTCACCAGGAAACTAAGTGCAGGAATAGGTGTTCAATATGCATTTTATTCCAATCGGATTACTGTGGGTAATTCACCAGATTCTACGGTTGCCATTTATAATTCCAGGCAGGAACTGGTGAACAGTAATGCGACCTATAAGGCGGCTGGCAATACAGGCAATACATTTTATAACCAGTTTCATTTTATCCAGGTTCCAGTTGATCTCACCTGGAATCTTGACAATAATCAACACTGGTATATGAATGCAGGTATTAGTATTGGCTATTTAATAGGTACCAACGCCTTGCAATACAATAACCAGGCTGGTGTTTATTACCACAATAATGAAGTGTTGCGGAAATGGCAAACTGAATTGTTTACGGGATTTCAATACAAATTCCTCACATCGCATAAAGTGCCGTTCTGGGTTGGTCCATTTGCAAAATACCAATTGAACTCACTTGACCAAACATCTTCCAATAAGCACTGGCTGTTATTTGGAGTTGGGGCTAAATTTCAACTTAAGTAG
- a CDS encoding DUF3857 domain-containing protein, with the protein MNSFYRLMVLTLLIVVNMAAYAQDKSNVKFGKISKDDFQVTVPVYDSGAHAVIIADVGLSKINPNTEGGFGYEFQRKMRIKIIDKAGIEAGKFEIPLYAAKNGDDREELKSIKAITYNLENGKIIETKLESDQVFTEKTSKYLQEKKFSLPALKPGAIFEISYTIISDFLFDFRSWSFQHEYPCMWSEFQTEVPQFYDYVYLVQGYQPFHIASKQDDIRSFLIRDGREVGGLGDAFTISAMVHINRWVIKDVPALKEENYTTSIENHRCEIEFQLSSVNFPGQDPRPVMDTWPKVTRDLGAHESFGQQIERFAPWVKDYLNGVIGISTDSLANAKKIYAHIRDNFTCIRNNGMYASGDQKNLLKTRNGNVGDINLLLISMLKQANIECYPVILSTRSHRFAHAVYPLLERFNYVVCKAFIGDTSYMLDATIPNLAFGKLDNSCYNGYARILTYDPTPILLSPDSILERSTTIAFLLPEKNEYKGTVTSNPGYYESLQHRNYISQNGKYAFFDKIKRYYGAEFEITNASIDSLSGLEMPVSVKYDIGFKHNDEDILYFNPVFVPFYKDNPFSADVRNYPVEMPYRLDETFILQMELPDGYIVEEMPKSTRVKLNEDEGYFEYLVSSSEGRIQLRTRLVLVKTNFPPDDYDRLREFFSYVVKKQAEQIVLKKK; encoded by the coding sequence ATGAATAGTTTTTATCGTTTGATGGTATTGACCTTACTCATTGTGGTAAACATGGCCGCATATGCACAGGATAAATCAAATGTAAAGTTTGGAAAGATCAGTAAGGATGATTTTCAGGTGACTGTTCCGGTATATGATTCCGGAGCACATGCAGTAATTATTGCAGATGTTGGTCTTTCTAAGATTAATCCAAATACTGAAGGAGGGTTTGGATATGAGTTCCAGCGGAAAATGAGAATTAAAATAATTGATAAAGCTGGTATTGAAGCCGGAAAGTTTGAAATCCCTTTGTATGCTGCAAAGAATGGCGACGATCGAGAAGAACTTAAGTCAATTAAAGCCATCACTTATAATCTGGAAAATGGTAAAATAATTGAAACAAAACTGGAAAGTGACCAGGTTTTTACAGAAAAGACAAGTAAATACCTGCAGGAAAAGAAATTTTCCTTACCAGCATTAAAGCCTGGGGCAATCTTTGAAATAAGCTATACCATTATTTCAGATTTTCTTTTTGATTTCAGGTCCTGGTCATTTCAGCATGAATATCCATGTATGTGGAGCGAGTTCCAGACTGAAGTTCCGCAGTTCTATGATTATGTATACCTGGTACAGGGATACCAGCCTTTTCACATAGCCTCGAAACAGGACGATATACGATCATTTTTAATTAGGGATGGAAGGGAGGTTGGTGGATTGGGAGATGCTTTTACCATTTCTGCGATGGTGCATATAAATCGTTGGGTTATAAAGGATGTACCTGCATTGAAAGAGGAGAATTATACAACATCTATTGAGAACCACCGTTGTGAAATTGAGTTTCAATTGTCTTCCGTTAATTTTCCGGGTCAGGACCCCCGGCCTGTCATGGATACCTGGCCGAAAGTAACCAGAGACCTTGGTGCACATGAAAGTTTTGGCCAGCAGATTGAAAGGTTTGCGCCTTGGGTTAAGGATTACTTAAATGGAGTGATTGGTATTTCAACTGATTCCCTTGCCAATGCCAAGAAGATTTATGCTCACATTAGGGATAATTTTACCTGCATCCGGAACAATGGAATGTATGCGTCCGGGGACCAGAAAAATTTGTTGAAAACCAGGAACGGGAATGTGGGGGATATTAATTTGTTGCTGATATCGATGCTTAAGCAAGCAAATATTGAATGTTACCCGGTAATTTTGAGCACCCGGTCCCATAGGTTTGCTCATGCAGTATATCCATTGCTGGAAAGGTTCAACTATGTGGTTTGTAAAGCATTTATTGGTGATACATCCTATATGCTCGATGCCACTATTCCAAATTTAGCCTTTGGTAAGTTGGATAACTCCTGTTATAATGGTTATGCAAGGATACTTACATATGATCCAACCCCAATATTATTGTCTCCCGATTCAATACTTGAACGGAGTACCACAATAGCTTTCCTATTACCTGAAAAAAATGAATATAAAGGAACTGTCACATCCAATCCCGGGTACTATGAATCATTGCAGCACAGAAACTATATAAGCCAAAATGGTAAGTATGCTTTTTTTGATAAAATTAAAAGGTATTACGGCGCAGAATTCGAAATTACCAATGCCTCAATTGATTCTTTGTCAGGATTGGAAATGCCTGTCAGTGTAAAGTATGATATAGGTTTTAAGCATAATGATGAAGACATCCTGTATTTTAATCCAGTATTTGTACCTTTTTATAAGGATAACCCGTTTTCCGCAGATGTGCGGAATTACCCTGTTGAAATGCCCTATAGATTAGATGAGACCTTTATTCTGCAAATGGAACTGCCTGATGGGTATATTGTGGAGGAAATGCCAAAATCAACCAGGGTTAAACTGAATGAAGACGAAGGTTATTTCGAATACCTTGTTTCTTCAAGTGAGGGAAGGATTCAATTGAGGACAAGATTGGTTTTGGTAAAAACTAATTTTCCTCCAGATGATTATGACAGGCTCAGGGAGTTTTTCAGTTATGTCGTAAAAAAACAAGCAGAACAAATTGTACTTAAGAAAAAATAG
- a CDS encoding ABC transporter permease yields the protein MTTIPYSQFKALLAITKASLRAILRSPSAVVFSIFFPLIFILVFGFIGNSRGPVYGIALAPGCDTSNVIFDSIKKMDNIRIVAFSDSLSLESSLVKGRITGVLNLKKNSDTTSQTGVLVYFSATTASADKFSSFLPLLENIISKIDRSRILHQPTAGKIIPQIRQVREYRTIDFILPGQLGFSLLSSGVFGVAFLFFNLRQQLVIKRFFATPVSKASIVLGEGLSRVVFQLLTAIIIIAIGRFVFHFTLVHGWLTFAEILALSFIALLVFMGFGFIVSGIAKSEGSIPPLANIITLPQFLLAGTFFSIEAFPKWLQPICKILPLTYFNDAMRKIAFEGAHLSDCWQQIGILLAWGVIVYGAAIKIFRWE from the coding sequence ATGACAACTATCCCGTATAGCCAATTTAAGGCCTTGCTGGCTATCACAAAAGCAAGCCTTCGCGCCATTTTGCGAAGCCCGTCTGCCGTGGTTTTCAGTATTTTTTTCCCACTGATCTTCATCCTTGTTTTTGGTTTTATCGGAAATAGCCGTGGCCCTGTGTACGGTATTGCCCTTGCACCAGGTTGTGACACCAGTAATGTAATTTTCGACAGCATTAAAAAAATGGATAACATCCGCATTGTAGCTTTTTCAGATAGTTTAAGCCTCGAATCCAGCCTGGTAAAAGGCCGTATTACTGGCGTGCTTAACTTAAAAAAAAATTCTGATACTACATCACAAACAGGTGTCCTGGTATACTTTTCAGCAACGACAGCGAGTGCTGATAAATTTTCAAGTTTCCTGCCTTTATTGGAAAATATTATCTCAAAAATTGACAGGAGCCGGATATTACATCAACCGACGGCTGGCAAAATCATTCCGCAGATCAGGCAGGTGAGGGAGTATAGGACAATTGATTTTATCTTGCCCGGACAATTGGGTTTTTCCCTCCTCAGCTCCGGTGTATTTGGGGTTGCTTTCCTGTTTTTTAACCTTCGGCAGCAACTGGTCATAAAACGTTTTTTTGCAACCCCGGTGAGTAAGGCTTCTATTGTATTGGGAGAAGGTCTTAGCCGGGTTGTTTTCCAGTTACTTACCGCTATTATCATAATTGCAATTGGTCGGTTTGTATTTCATTTCACCCTGGTCCATGGCTGGCTTACATTTGCAGAAATCCTGGCTTTAAGTTTTATCGCATTACTGGTCTTTATGGGATTTGGATTTATTGTAAGCGGAATTGCCAAAAGTGAAGGCAGTATTCCCCCATTGGCCAATATTATAACGTTGCCCCAATTTCTGCTGGCAGGCACTTTTTTTTCGATTGAAGCTTTCCCAAAGTGGCTGCAACCGATATGCAAAATTCTACCATTAACCTATTTTAATGACGCCATGCGAAAAATAGCCTTTGAAGGTGCACACCTCTCTGATTGCTGGCAGCAAATAGGCATACTGCTGGCCTGGGGGGTAATTGTATACGGAGCCGCTATAAAAATATTTCGTTGGGAATAA
- a CDS encoding DUF3857 domain-containing protein: MNKIVRLTIALHLLMANLSLIAQDKPDYKFGKVNGADFSVFPPASDPDAHAIIIGDVGKSTVLPNSKGGFGYQFNRRMRVKIVDIQGVSAGKFVIPMYLQKGSSAEEGITSLKAVTYNLEGGKVVETRLAGDQVFTEKINTYYSLKKFSLPALKEGSIFEINYTIESDFLYDFRPWVFQHDYPCLWSEYTTDVPEYFDYNHLVKGSIPFTIETKKADARSYNVQLDVGSIEMNNRGTVSTVVNINRWAIANVPALRKEKYTTSIENYRSEIEFQLAMISFPNQRPRIITPKWSEVAKSLLEDEEFGAQLSGKNEWLDDYLKGIVGSSQEPLEKAKKIYTYVRDNIRCEPRSSIYTTSTFKNLLKSKTGSVADLNLLLVAVLKHIKIDCSPVILSTRDNGFTNPMYPDLYRYNYVICQALIGEKVYLLDASVPDLSFGKLPANCYNGEGRVINSVASPIILSADSIVDKSMSMAILIPAGNEIKGKVSASSGYIGSLEQRNLIRDNGLKSFNDEIINAYGPDLDITNIAIDTSEAHDAPIKLNYDIAYKINSEDNIYITPVFTPFYKQNPFAADTRKFPVEMPYREDRTFILHMGIPAGYLVDDLPKPAKVILNDKDGVFEYQLSVEGENIQLRTRLVLSKANFQPEDYEGLRDFFGYVIKKQSEQIVLKKK, translated from the coding sequence ATGAATAAAATTGTTCGGCTGACTATTGCACTGCACCTTTTAATGGCAAATTTATCCCTTATTGCCCAGGATAAACCGGATTATAAATTTGGAAAGGTAAATGGCGCTGATTTCAGCGTATTCCCGCCTGCATCTGACCCCGATGCCCATGCTATAATAATTGGCGATGTAGGAAAATCAACTGTTTTGCCAAACTCAAAAGGGGGATTTGGTTATCAGTTCAACCGAAGAATGCGGGTTAAAATTGTGGATATCCAGGGTGTTTCTGCCGGCAAGTTTGTTATCCCTATGTACCTGCAAAAAGGTAGTAGTGCCGAGGAAGGTATTACCTCATTAAAGGCCGTTACATATAACCTTGAAGGCGGCAAAGTTGTTGAGACCAGGTTAGCAGGCGACCAGGTGTTCACTGAAAAAATAAACACCTATTATTCGCTGAAGAAATTTTCCTTACCTGCGTTAAAAGAGGGCTCTATATTTGAAATTAATTATACCATCGAATCTGATTTTTTATATGATTTCCGCCCCTGGGTCTTCCAGCATGATTATCCCTGCCTATGGAGTGAATATACAACAGATGTCCCTGAGTATTTCGATTATAATCACCTGGTAAAAGGGAGTATACCTTTTACTATTGAAACGAAAAAGGCGGATGCCAGGAGCTACAATGTTCAACTTGATGTTGGCTCAATTGAAATGAATAATCGGGGTACAGTTAGTACAGTGGTAAATATAAATCGGTGGGCAATTGCCAATGTGCCTGCCTTAAGAAAGGAAAAATATACAACCAGTATTGAAAATTACAGAAGCGAAATAGAGTTTCAGCTGGCCATGATTAGTTTTCCTAATCAAAGACCGCGCATAATTACACCAAAATGGTCTGAAGTTGCCAAATCCCTGTTGGAAGATGAAGAATTTGGAGCCCAACTAAGTGGTAAAAATGAATGGTTGGATGATTATCTGAAAGGGATAGTTGGAAGTTCACAGGAACCGCTGGAAAAAGCAAAAAAAATCTATACTTATGTTCGGGATAATATAAGGTGTGAGCCCAGGAGCAGTATTTATACAACTTCAACTTTTAAGAACCTGCTTAAGTCAAAAACCGGATCTGTAGCAGATTTGAACCTGTTACTTGTTGCCGTGCTCAAACATATAAAAATTGATTGTAGTCCTGTCATCTTAAGCACAAGGGATAATGGATTCACAAACCCTATGTACCCAGATTTATACCGCTATAATTATGTAATATGCCAGGCCCTCATTGGCGAAAAGGTGTATTTACTGGATGCGAGTGTTCCTGATTTATCATTTGGGAAATTACCGGCGAACTGCTACAACGGCGAAGGAAGGGTTATCAACAGCGTTGCCAGCCCAATTATCCTTTCTGCAGATTCAATCGTAGACAAAAGTATGTCTATGGCCATATTGATTCCTGCCGGTAATGAGATCAAAGGGAAAGTAAGTGCCAGTTCGGGATATATCGGGTCATTGGAACAGAGGAATCTTATAAGGGATAATGGTTTGAAATCATTCAATGACGAAATTATAAACGCGTATGGGCCTGATCTTGATATTACCAATATTGCCATTGACACCTCAGAAGCACATGATGCACCAATTAAGTTAAATTATGACATTGCTTATAAAATAAATTCAGAAGACAATATTTATATCACTCCGGTGTTTACTCCTTTTTATAAACAAAATCCGTTCGCAGCAGATACCCGGAAATTTCCTGTTGAAATGCCTTACAGGGAGGATAGGACTTTTATCCTGCATATGGGTATTCCAGCCGGGTATTTAGTGGATGATTTGCCGAAACCTGCAAAAGTGATATTGAATGATAAGGATGGAGTATTTGAATATCAACTGTCGGTTGAAGGTGAAAATATACAATTACGTACAAGGCTGGTGTTGTCAAAAGCAAATTTTCAGCCTGAAGATTATGAAGGCTTGAGGGATTTCTTTGGTTATGTAATAAAAAAGCAATCAGAGCAAATTGTTTTAAAGAAAAAATAG
- a CDS encoding DUF2911 domain-containing protein yields the protein MKYLLLAFVAISAILPACAQPERKSPHATVSMGNISVTYGRPAKKDREIFGGLVPYGQVWRAGADEATEITFTKDGSLGGKPVKAGTYTLFVIPTEKSWTIILNSQLKQWGAYEYEKHKAKNVLEVSAAVKAIGTSTELFTIKVEGGQLIFEWDKTQASVPVS from the coding sequence ATGAAATATCTTTTATTGGCCTTTGTTGCCATTAGTGCGATTTTACCTGCTTGCGCACAACCAGAAAGGAAAAGTCCGCATGCTACAGTTTCCATGGGAAATATCAGTGTTACTTATGGCAGGCCTGCAAAAAAAGACCGGGAAATTTTTGGCGGCCTGGTTCCATATGGCCAGGTTTGGCGTGCAGGGGCCGATGAAGCGACAGAAATCACCTTCACTAAAGATGGTAGTTTGGGTGGTAAGCCTGTTAAGGCGGGCACATACACTTTATTTGTAATTCCAACAGAAAAATCCTGGACAATTATCCTGAACAGCCAGTTGAAACAGTGGGGCGCATATGAATATGAAAAGCATAAAGCCAAGAATGTTCTGGAAGTAAGTGCAGCAGTAAAAGCAATTGGGACTTCAACAGAATTATTTACCATAAAAGTGGAAGGTGGACAACTGATTTTTGAGTGGGATAAAACGCAAGCCTCGGTGCCGGTTTCCTAA
- the queG gene encoding tRNA epoxyqueuosine(34) reductase QueG, producing the protein MDTLAIKIKSISAQLGFSYCGITTCKPLEEDARRLENWLNKGYQGTMRYMENHFDLRIDPSKLVPGAKSVITLLLNYFPEKVISGEHLKISKYAYGRDYHDIIRGKLQELLFRIREIAGHVEGRGFVDSAPVLERAWARESGLGWIGKNGNLITKKNGSFFFIATLITDLVLDDDNAYAKDYCGSCTKCIEACPTDAIEPNKTINGSKCISYFTIELKSMLIPDEMKGKFQDWVFGCDICQDVCPWNRFSTPSRENDFSPLPGLFEMSANDWESLGEDRFKELFRHSPIKRAKYAGLLRNLRFIQTEN; encoded by the coding sequence ATGGATACACTAGCCATTAAAATAAAAAGTATTTCAGCGCAACTAGGCTTCTCTTATTGCGGGATTACTACATGCAAACCCCTAGAAGAAGACGCCCGCCGTTTGGAAAACTGGCTAAACAAAGGCTACCAGGGTACAATGCGCTATATGGAGAACCATTTTGATCTCAGGATAGATCCTTCTAAACTGGTACCTGGAGCAAAGTCGGTGATCACCCTTTTACTAAATTATTTCCCCGAAAAAGTGATTTCAGGTGAACATCTGAAAATTTCCAAATATGCTTATGGCAGGGATTACCATGATATTATCAGGGGGAAACTTCAGGAATTGCTGTTCAGGATCAGGGAAATTGCAGGTCATGTTGAAGGCAGGGGTTTTGTAGATTCAGCGCCTGTATTGGAAAGGGCCTGGGCAAGGGAAAGTGGACTGGGTTGGATCGGGAAGAACGGCAACCTCATTACAAAAAAAAACGGCTCCTTCTTTTTTATCGCCACCCTTATAACCGACCTTGTTCTGGATGACGATAATGCCTACGCGAAAGACTATTGCGGATCCTGCACCAAATGCATAGAAGCTTGTCCAACTGACGCCATTGAACCAAACAAAACAATTAATGGCAGTAAGTGTATTTCATATTTCACCATTGAATTAAAGTCCATGCTGATCCCGGATGAAATGAAAGGTAAGTTCCAGGATTGGGTTTTTGGTTGCGATATATGCCAGGATGTTTGCCCGTGGAATCGCTTTTCTACCCCAAGCCGCGAAAATGATTTCAGTCCGTTACCTGGCTTATTTGAAATGTCTGCCAATGATTGGGAATCCCTGGGAGAGGATCGTTTTAAAGAACTGTTCAGGCATTCACCCATTAAAAGGGCGAAATATGCCGGACTCCTGCGTAACCTGCGCTTTATCCAAACTGAAAATTGA
- the bioA gene encoding adenosylmethionine--8-amino-7-oxononanoate transaminase produces MDWLSKDKEFIWHPFTQQKAAAEPIFIEKGEGSWLFDSSGKRYLDAISSWWVNLHGHGHPYIAKKIYEQALKLEHIIFAGFTHQPAIDLAVRLIPKLPGKFSKVFYSDNGSTSTEVALKMALQFWWNQDYKKRRKILAFKDAYHGDTFGAMSVSDRSVFTLAFHDLLFDVIFVETPTPENIEDLKGLIEQEGENIAAFIYEPLVQGAGGMKMYAANLLDEMLAAAKEKEIVCIADEVMTGFGRTGKLFASEHLHENPDIICLSKGLTGGVMALGVTACTEKIYQAYYNDDKRKTFFHGHSFTANPLACTAALASLDLLEDGALTAVEQLCHWNAVYLEKLKDAKNGSRAILRNLRQLGTILAFEINTGEDGYLNTIGQEITKIAMSEEIYLRPLGNTVYIMPPYCITAEEFTQLSEAIERIIQKI; encoded by the coding sequence ATGGATTGGTTATCAAAGGACAAAGAATTTATATGGCATCCTTTTACCCAACAAAAGGCGGCAGCTGAACCGATTTTTATTGAAAAGGGGGAAGGTAGTTGGCTATTTGACAGTAGCGGTAAGCGCTACCTCGACGCTATAAGTAGCTGGTGGGTAAATCTCCATGGCCATGGACATCCATATATTGCAAAAAAAATATATGAACAGGCGCTGAAGCTGGAACATATCATTTTTGCAGGATTTACCCACCAGCCAGCGATTGACCTGGCAGTAAGGTTGATTCCCAAATTACCAGGCAAGTTTTCAAAAGTCTTCTATTCAGATAATGGATCCACTTCCACAGAAGTTGCCTTAAAGATGGCCCTGCAATTCTGGTGGAACCAGGATTACAAAAAAAGGAGGAAGATACTGGCCTTCAAAGATGCTTACCATGGGGATACATTTGGTGCAATGTCGGTTAGCGACCGCAGTGTATTCACGCTGGCCTTTCATGACCTGCTCTTCGATGTGATTTTTGTGGAAACGCCAACACCTGAAAATATTGAAGACCTGAAAGGATTAATTGAGCAGGAAGGAGAAAATATCGCTGCATTTATTTATGAACCGCTGGTGCAGGGTGCCGGCGGGATGAAAATGTATGCGGCCAACCTGTTGGATGAAATGCTCGCTGCTGCTAAAGAAAAGGAAATTGTATGCATTGCCGATGAAGTGATGACCGGCTTTGGTCGTACAGGAAAACTGTTTGCTAGTGAGCATCTCCATGAAAACCCGGATATTATATGTTTGTCTAAAGGTCTTACAGGAGGTGTGATGGCATTAGGAGTAACCGCATGTACAGAAAAAATTTACCAGGCTTATTATAACGACGATAAAAGAAAGACTTTTTTCCATGGGCATTCATTCACAGCAAATCCTTTGGCCTGCACTGCAGCACTCGCAAGCCTTGATTTGCTGGAAGATGGTGCTCTTACCGCCGTTGAACAACTGTGTCACTGGAATGCGGTATACCTGGAAAAACTAAAGGATGCAAAAAATGGTTCCCGTGCCATCCTGCGTAATCTGCGCCAATTAGGCACCATACTGGCTTTCGAGATTAATACAGGTGAAGATGGTTACCTGAATACAATCGGTCAGGAGATCACAAAAATTGCGATGTCAGAAGAAATATACCTGCGCCCCCTTGGTAATACGGTATACATCATGCCACCTTATTGTATTACCGCTGAGGAATTTACGCAACTCAGTGAGGCTATTGAACGCATTATCCAAAAAATTTAA
- a CDS encoding RNA polymerase sigma factor, whose translation MINEHQLVKDCLKGKPIAQKALYEHFSEQMMGVCYRYTKSVTDAEDVLQEGFVKVFHYLGQFRGEGNLGAWIRRIMVTTAINYLKKNSPYQYDLSFNSDHQGFMHPVSPDNPEMTLDAKQLVDLVRQLPPGYQTIFNLHAIEGYTHVEISAILGIHEGTSRSQYARARNLLITWLQKENENPKLVHYVRS comes from the coding sequence ATGATAAATGAACACCAATTGGTGAAAGACTGCCTGAAAGGGAAGCCAATTGCACAAAAAGCGCTATATGAGCACTTTTCTGAGCAGATGATGGGGGTTTGTTACAGGTACACCAAATCGGTGACCGATGCTGAAGATGTTTTGCAGGAAGGGTTTGTGAAAGTTTTTCATTATCTGGGGCAATTCCGTGGTGAGGGTAACCTAGGTGCCTGGATTAGGCGGATCATGGTAACCACTGCTATAAATTACCTGAAGAAAAACAGTCCATATCAGTATGATCTCTCATTTAATTCAGACCACCAGGGGTTTATGCACCCAGTATCTCCGGATAATCCTGAAATGACCCTGGATGCGAAACAATTGGTTGACCTGGTAAGGCAATTACCACCTGGTTACCAGACCATATTTAACCTTCATGCGATTGAAGGATATACACACGTTGAAATTAGTGCCATCCTTGGAATACATGAAGGTACCTCAAGGTCGCAATATGCCCGTGCCCGAAACCTTTTAATTACCTGGTTGCAAAAAGAAAACGAAAACCCAAAATTAGTTCATTATGTCCGCTCGTGA